Genomic DNA from Eleutherodactylus coqui strain aEleCoq1 chromosome 8, aEleCoq1.hap1, whole genome shotgun sequence:
GACGTGGCTGATGGCAACTTCGATAAAAGGGTTCAAAAGGGGCATGGGCGTCTCTACATAAGCAGCTGGAGAAGGTGAGGCTATTCTCCTCTTggcccccctcccctttcctagCACCCCCAGTGCTTCAAGCCTCTTATTTTCAGGCATCCCCGATTGCCTCCGCTACccactacaatgtactacagcccccagcatgtCGTCTGCCTACTACCCCTTTCCCTTTGTGCACCCCACTGCTTTAGGGCGCAGACCCGCATATCCCCTGTAGTCTTCTGCCTTCCGAGCACTCCAGTACAGCTGCTACTTGCTGTCGGCATCCCCCTCCGACGTCGACCGCCTCGTGTAGCCACCACGCCGACCTCACCCCACAGCATAATCCAGTCATGGCCGCACTGTGCTCCGGGTACCTCGGTGGCAAAAACGCTGCCGCTTCTCTAATGGCTTATTGTCCGCAGCTGCATCACCGAATCCACGTAGCGCCCACCTCTATGGAGGCGTCCGCATAGCGCGGCTTCGGTCACCGCACGTATCCCTAATCTGCAGCGCAATCAGCATCGCGACCCCCGACAGAGATACAGTTGTGTAGCGCTGCAGGGAAGATCTCCTCAAATCCAGTACAGAGACAGAGAACTCCGGTACACAGAGACAAAGACGAGTTGGGCAACGCAGGGAACTAAGTAACCGAGCCGATGTATACACAACCTTTGTTACAGAGGAGCAAACGATGATGCTCCCTACACAACCGGGAGGTGACAGCTCTGCTGTAGACGGGGTGGGgggctcttagaagagcctttggggtgatcgtgcacggcgggccacagaacAGATTACTTGGCGCTGGTGTACTTGGTGACGGCCTTGGTGCCCTCGGACACGGCGTGCTTGGCCAGCTCTCCAGGCAGAAGCAGGCGAACGGCGGTCTGAATCTCCCGGGAGGTGATGGTGGAGCGCTTGTTGTAGTGAGCCAGGCGGGAGGCTTCCCCTGCGATGCGCTCGAAGATGTCGTTGACGAAGGAGTTCATGATGCCCATGGCCTTGGAGGAGATGCCGGTGTCGGGGTGGACCTGCTTCAGCACCTTGTACACGTAGATGGCATAGCTCTCCTTCCTGGTCTTCTTACGCTTCTTGCCGTCCTTCTTCTGAGTCTTGGTCACGGCTTTCTTGGAGCCCTTCTTGGGCGCTGGAGCAGACTTGGCGGGATCAGGCATGATAACGTAGAGATACTTTCCCAACTGGTGAGAACAGTGTTCCTGCACCTCCCAGCGCTGCGGTATTTATAGCGGGGCCATGCAAATGAGTACCGCCGTCTGCTTGCTGTTCTAGTGGAGCAGCAAAACATGTGACCCCTGTGAGCGTCTTAGCCACGCCCAGTGCCGCTCATTGGTTCTTCCTCAAGTCTGGCCTCTATTGGGGGGATTGAAATCTACCCAATTGGAGGAGAGGAGGGCGGAGCAGCAGGTTATAAAAATCAACAGAACTGCGCTTTCTCGTTATCACAACTTTCAAAGTGTTTTATCCTAATTCTGCTTTCCTGTGCTAGAAGATGTCTGGACGCGGCAAACAAGGAGGCAAAGTCCGTGCTAAGGCCAAGACTCGCTCATCCCGGGCAGGACTGCAGTTCCCTGTCGGCCGTGTACACAGGCTTCTCCGCAAGGGCAACTACGCTGAGAGGGTGGGCGCCGGCGCTCCGGTCTATCTGGCAGCAGTGCTAGAGTATCTGACCGCTGAGATCCTGGAATTGGCTGGCAATGCCGCCCGGGACAACAAGAAGACCCGCATCATCCcccgtcacctccagctggctgtgcGCAACGACGAGGAGCTGAACAAGCTGCTCGGTGGGGTGACCATCGCCCAGGGAGGCGTCCTGCCCAACATCCAGGCCGTGCTGCTGCCCAAGAAGACCGAGAGCAGCAAGACGAGCAAGAGCAAGTGATCGCGCTGATCCTCCATAGAaccaaaggctcttctaagagccacccACATGCTCCTTACAACAGAGCTGCGCCGCTTCTATGCTGTGATACTCGGTGGCCGATACGCCGGCTGCACCGGGAAACTGTATAAATGTATAGGACTTTCCACAAGGAGGCGGAGATTGGGGCAGATGCCAATTTGGCCATCCCTGTCACCGGCAGAAGCGCACAATCGTCCTGCTCTAGGTGACCTCATGTCCAGAGGACGGGCGGCTGTAGGACTCGCTCACCAGTCCGTGCGATAACGGGTTAACAGAGTCCTCTGTTTGCTCACGTATATACAAGAATCGGAACGCTTCAGTTGTGTTTCGGAGAgaacacccagctttctcagggtCCTGCGTGGGCCGTATGCTTACAAAGCGTTACAGCCGCATCATCCAGCCCTCTCGGAGCTCTACACCTTCGCCCCTTAGAAGTGCGCTCATCATGTCACTCCACAGCCATGCCCTTTTTTATGGAGGTGGAGCTATATCACCCAGATTTCCCAGAGCCCTGCACGGCACCGGCTGGTTTTGGATTATAGTAAACCTACAGGGATTAGACGTCCTCTTGCGTTACGGGTGGAGCAGGTAGAGGATTCCACCGCCCGTCGTAGGGCTGGGATTAGGGGGTGTATCTGAGGGTTCTTTACCTCCAGCCCCGAGCGCCTCTATATCAGACGGCCTGGTCACTGATTACACGTGTTACATGGATGGAGGACAGGAAGAGCGGGAGACGCGATCAACTGAGCGGGAAGTTCAAAATCTCCGGTGATCTGCCAATGAGCGGGAAGAATCTGACTATAGCCCCGCCCATAGGCGGCACTAAAACCACCCGACCTCCAACGGCAGGTCTGTTAACCCTTCACCGCACTCATTAATTCAGGCCCAGCTCCTCGCGTATTATAAACATAACCTGCCTGCCCTAAATAGGTTAAGGGGTTTAAAAGCGTGCCGTGACCGCAGCCTGAAGCGCACCCTGACGGGGAGGCTGCTACACCCCCGCTGTATCATGTCAGAGCGCATAGACTATCACCGCTGCTGACGACCCCACAAGAAGTTGGattacagcctttccttggaagaggtgggcggctctgagaagagcctttgtgttatggtgaaagagcagaattattaacctccgaagccgtagagagtgcggccctggcgcttgagcgcgtacaccacgtccatagcggtgacggtcttcctcttggcgtgctcggtgtaggtgacggcgtcgcggatcacgttctccaggaagactttcaggacgccgcgagtctcttcatagatgaggccggagatacgcttgacgcctcccctgcgagctagacggcggatggcaggcttggtgatgccctggatgttatcacggagcaCCTTCCTGTGCCGCTTGGCGCCGCCCTTCCCAAGACCTTTCCCTCCTTTACCGCGACCAGACATCTTCTACGTTGTAAGCAGAAAGCGATAGCTGCTCAGCGCAGAGCCCTACTCTATATAGACAGGGAGCGGACCAGAGAGGGAACTACTGATCAGGGCCGTCATTGCGGGGCGTTTCTTTTAGTTGTCTAGCGTAAAGGCCCATCCcctctccctgctgattggctgaatacaAGAGCCCTTGCCATCTTGTGCAGCCGATTGGCCTGTCAGCTCCTGAAGCAGTGGGAGAGAAGACGGAGGAGGGGTGAAGGAGACAAGGGCCATGCAGCAGAGAGCCGCTGGAGCGTGATTCCCTCCTGTAAAGCGAGCAGTGCAGCTGCTGCCACAAACACGTGGGGGCGAGGAGAGAGCGCGCAGGGAGGCTTCGGTGAAGGGGAGTActagagctctgctgcatcagcgcTCCCCTGCCGGAGCAGAGAGCCACTCAGAAGCCACAAGAGACAGCTGTGGGCGGCAGGAACATCAGGGCACCGTGTATAACAAGGAGGCCCCATAACCTGTGACAGTCCCCGGCACAGGGCATACAGTGGCACTTCTACTGCTACCCCAAGAAGCGCCAGGATTActcctcctctgctgtggccaccaggctgtgcaacactctgcagattcTCAAGACCCGGAGTCCCTCATTCACATAAAATACATGGCATGCATGACTACACGGGCACTAGTCTCCCTCTCCTCGCCTCCCCTACCCTCAATAAGAAAGTGTCTTATTAAAATGATTGTCCTTCCCCAGCAGCTATACTGGCTACAACAAGCAGACATGtttcaataaaggcccatttagctcgctgaaagacaatgatgagccttatccatGATGCATGCTGCATTcttagcgggataccgctgatactattcttttagctggtatcccgcttgggaaacacagccggaatatgaagaagacaagcgctccagctgtgttctgcataccccgctaggAGCGCTTAGCAggatatcagctgagcgctccgagaagacagcaGCTCTAtggagaagatagcggtcccgcttgtattctgcatacagcgtgagccttcatttacacgcttatgcaaagcgaacgctcaaaactgtcccatGAACTGCCGTGTGCgtggattttgagtgataatcgttgtgtctaaatgggcctttagaattttCTTCATTAAACACTGGGAGATACTTAAAAGTGATATTTGCCTAATAGATACCATAACCCCCAGGCCCAATATAGTATTCTGTAGGGACACATCAAAAAAATAGGGGCAATTTATCTACCCAACCGGCAGGATCCTATAAGTGCCAGCATGGAAGATGCACACGCTGCAACAATATAGCACACCACATGCAGCAAGCGGAGATATGACCGGGCACATTTACGACAATACAATACTGTTTAATCTGTAACCCGTCCGAAGTGGAGACTGACTTCAGATGGCCACCAAGCTCCAGTATTCAtcattctatactgcccgtgtcacaccagattgatgacatcacaatgcacagtcaactgccagacaggcgggctcattagcatgcaatgtgtttgtatgtctgtctgtctatagatATACTATGTAATCAATATAAGTGATAGAATCCACATTGATATAATtaaggtaataactagagatgagcgagcacactcgtccgagcattagggtactggagacgaacaccacggggtactcgagtcaattccatttccttcctcgcatgtttagcgccattttctagccaagagACATGCaagaaaggcattaccacttcctgctgtgacgtgccagccctatcacaccccccagcagtgagtggatgGCGAGATCAGGGGACCGCCGAGTACCTAAagcggccccgcccgcggctcgcctcagacacacactggcaggggttagggaaagtgctgctgcttctatagggttagcgtaggatcctgtcttcaagatccccaactgtccttcttagggtcacaccTGACCTTGTGCattagttgtggcctgctgggagttgtagtgcatccatttttgtattacgcatctaggcctgctcGCAGCCTGTCAGtagtagcgttctcagcctgcagtgccgtacaaccagctctcaccgtgaaactgcactcaaatatttcctagcctacagcaaacgacttcatttataccgttctgtgtctgcagtgcattagacagaggtctcaccgctaaacagtactgtaatattaccggggccactgcatggtatttcagctcagccgctgtgcagagcctctcacaataccctttccttggtggggttgagatcgctgcagttaacagcactctcccctggctttagagtcttatcCCACTCCACATAGCctatattatctacaagtctctgcgagcagtaaattacccctaggtttCAGCacaagacacaagtcacagcatagagcctccgctatctacaagtctctgtgagcagtaaattacccctaggtatcagagcaagacagcaggttactttttttcaagtcgcagcatagagcctccgctcaGGACCCAGGCAcgtgcgcctcccggcctgcaatcacaccctcaccttcactgtcctccaccccatccagcaatgtctctcagcgcagcattcagctgtcgctagcacaagcgttggagcaaaagcgcaaatacgccaccacgcacccgcacgcacaagctgtaaacgtgcacattgcaaaattaatcagcctggagatgctgccatacaggtttgtggaaacggaagctgtCAAAAACAtcatggcggcagcggtcccgcgctactcggtcccagtcgccactatttttcccggtgtgccgtccaagtcctacaccagcacgtctcccacaacataaatcgtgtcctcaccaacgaaggtccacttaacaacggacatgtggacaagtactggcgggcagggccaccatatctccctgacggcacattgggtgaatttggtggaggctggcaccgagtcacagcctgggaccgctaacgtcctacccacacccagaatagcgggtcctacctcggtgctggtatctgcggcggtctatgccacctcctctacccCCCTCCCCTTACGCAACCGTCGGTGTGGcgcggtagcacagcggtgggcaagcgtcagcagaccgtgctgaaactactcagcctaggtgacaagaggcacacgggccCCGAACTGttgtagggtctgacagagaagaccgacctctggctttcgccgct
This window encodes:
- the LOC136577834 gene encoding histone H2A type 1, whose translation is MSGRGKQGGKVRAKAKTRSSRAGLQFPVGRVHRLLRKGNYAERVGAGAPVYLAAVLEYLTAEILELAGNAARDNKKTRIIPRHLQLAVRNDEELNKLLGGVTIAQGGVLPNIQAVLLPKKTESSKTSKSK
- the LOC136577833 gene encoding histone H2B 1.1-like → MPDPAKSAPAPKKGSKKAVTKTQKKDGKKRKKTRKESYAIYVYKVLKQVHPDTGISSKAMGIMNSFVNDIFERIAGEASRLAHYNKRSTITSREIQTAVRLLLPGELAKHAVSEGTKAVTKYTSAK